Proteins from one Ramlibacter sp. PS4R-6 genomic window:
- a CDS encoding ammonium transporter produces the protein MPLPAPAAPTVAAVAPAPAAAASATPAPAPITRPSLVPHESINAADTAWMMTSTALVLLMTLPGIAFFYAGMVRKKSVINTMACVVAIASLVSLLWFAVGYSWAFTPGSPFIGNGSRLWFAGLDYYKEGKVMASHIAPNIPESVYAMFQLTFAIITAALVVGSFVERMKFSAMLWFTGLWSLFVYAPIAHWVWEPGGWLAQLGALDFAGGSVVHINAGVSGLVCAYFLGPRRGYGREAFEPFNLGLTMAGAGLLWVGWFGFNAGSAVASDGRAGLAMAVTHIAAAAGAIAWMLAEWVVRSRPSLLGLCSGLVAGLVAITPASGFVTPASALLIGGVAGIACYWGATALKRLLRADDSLDVFGVHGVGGIVGCLMTGLLANKGVSGAQGNLLVQTIDALAVLFYSGIMTAVLLLVTKFIVGLRVEENAEQVGLDISQHRERITS, from the coding sequence ATGCCCTTGCCGGCGCCCGCCGCGCCGACGGTCGCGGCCGTCGCGCCCGCGCCCGCAGCGGCGGCTTCGGCGACGCCCGCGCCGGCGCCCATCACCCGGCCCTCGCTCGTGCCGCATGAATCCATCAACGCCGCCGACACGGCCTGGATGATGACGTCGACGGCACTCGTGCTGCTGATGACGCTGCCGGGCATCGCCTTCTTCTACGCCGGCATGGTGCGCAAGAAGAGCGTGATCAACACGATGGCGTGCGTGGTCGCCATCGCCTCGCTGGTGAGCCTGCTGTGGTTTGCCGTCGGCTACTCGTGGGCGTTCACGCCCGGCTCGCCCTTCATCGGCAACGGCAGCCGCCTGTGGTTCGCGGGCCTGGACTACTACAAGGAGGGCAAGGTGATGGCCAGCCACATCGCGCCCAACATTCCCGAGTCGGTGTACGCGATGTTCCAGCTCACCTTCGCCATCATCACCGCGGCGCTGGTGGTCGGCTCCTTCGTCGAGCGTATGAAGTTCTCGGCCATGCTGTGGTTCACCGGCCTGTGGTCGCTGTTCGTCTACGCGCCCATCGCGCACTGGGTGTGGGAGCCGGGCGGCTGGCTCGCGCAGCTTGGTGCGCTCGACTTCGCCGGCGGCTCGGTCGTGCACATCAACGCCGGTGTCTCCGGCCTGGTCTGCGCGTATTTTCTGGGCCCGCGGCGCGGCTACGGGCGCGAGGCCTTCGAGCCCTTCAACCTCGGCCTGACGATGGCGGGCGCCGGCCTGCTGTGGGTCGGCTGGTTCGGCTTCAACGCCGGCTCCGCGGTGGCCTCCGACGGGCGCGCGGGCCTCGCGATGGCCGTGACGCACATCGCAGCGGCCGCAGGCGCCATCGCGTGGATGCTGGCCGAATGGGTTGTGCGCAGCCGCCCCTCGCTGCTCGGCCTGTGCTCCGGCCTGGTGGCCGGGCTCGTTGCGATCACGCCGGCATCGGGCTTCGTCACGCCGGCCTCGGCTCTGCTCATCGGCGGCGTCGCGGGCATCGCGTGCTACTGGGGTGCAACCGCGCTCAAGCGCCTGCTGCGTGCCGACGACTCCCTCGACGTCTTCGGCGTGCATGGCGTCGGCGGCATCGTCGGCTGCCTGATGACCGGCCTGCTCGCGAACAAGGGCGTCTCCGGTGCGCAGGGCAACTTGCTGGTGCAGACCATCGACGCGCTGGCCGTGCTCTTCTACAGCGGGATCATGACGGCCGTGCTGCTCCTGGTGACGAAGTTCATCGTCGGCCTGCGCGTGGAGGAAAACGCCGAGCAGGTGGGCCTGGACATCTCGCAGCACCGCGAACGCATCACCTCCTAG
- a CDS encoding GMC family oxidoreductase, translating to MSAPDFDYVIVGAGTAGCLLANRLSADKTKRVLLIEAGRRDDYHWIHIPVGYLYCIGNPRTDWLYKTESDPGLNGRALKYPRGKALGGSSSINGMIYMRGQSRDYDGWARMTGDASWGWDNALPYFKKHEDYYQGADEVHGAGGEWRVERQRLRWDILDAFAQAAQQAGIPHSTDFNRGNNEGVGYFQVNQKDGWRWNTAKAFLRPTCYGRPNFEMWTGAHVVRLKTEKNGDGSLRCAGALVWDGQQLVNVAARHEMILAAGSIGSPQILQLSGIGPAELLRQHAIPLVHELPGVGENLQDHLQIRAVFKVKGVTTLNTLANSLWGKLKIGAEYAMFRSGPMSMAPSQLGAFTRSAPQFEWPNIEYHVQPLSLDAFGEPLHPFPAFTASVCNLNPTSRGTVRIRSNKFEDAPLIRPNYLSTPEDRQVAADSLRVTRRICAQPALAKYAPEEWRPGLQYQSDEELAKLAGDIATTIFHPVGTTKMGADGDAMAVLDSKLRVRGIAKLRVVDAGAMPTITSGNTNSPTLMMAEKAAEWIAQDAR from the coding sequence GTGAGCGCACCCGACTTCGACTACGTCATCGTCGGCGCGGGCACCGCGGGCTGCCTGCTGGCCAACCGCCTGTCGGCCGACAAGACCAAGCGCGTGCTCCTGATCGAGGCGGGGCGGCGCGACGACTACCACTGGATCCACATCCCGGTGGGCTACCTGTACTGCATCGGCAACCCGCGCACGGACTGGCTGTACAAGACCGAGAGCGATCCGGGGCTGAATGGGCGCGCGCTGAAGTACCCGCGCGGCAAGGCGCTGGGCGGCTCGTCCAGCATCAACGGCATGATCTACATGCGCGGCCAGTCGCGCGACTACGACGGCTGGGCGCGCATGACCGGCGACGCGAGCTGGGGCTGGGACAACGCGCTGCCCTACTTCAAGAAACACGAGGACTACTACCAGGGTGCCGACGAGGTGCACGGTGCCGGCGGCGAATGGCGCGTGGAGCGGCAGCGCCTGCGCTGGGACATCCTCGATGCGTTCGCGCAAGCAGCGCAGCAGGCCGGCATCCCGCACTCGACCGACTTCAACCGCGGCAACAACGAAGGCGTCGGCTACTTCCAGGTGAACCAGAAGGACGGCTGGCGCTGGAACACCGCGAAGGCCTTCCTGCGCCCGACCTGCTACGGCCGCCCCAACTTCGAGATGTGGACGGGCGCCCACGTCGTGCGGCTGAAGACCGAGAAGAACGGCGACGGTTCGCTGCGCTGCGCCGGAGCGCTGGTGTGGGACGGGCAGCAGCTGGTCAACGTCGCGGCCAGGCACGAGATGATCCTGGCCGCCGGCAGCATCGGCTCGCCGCAGATCCTGCAGCTGTCGGGCATCGGCCCCGCCGAGCTGCTGCGCCAGCACGCGATCCCCCTCGTGCACGAGCTGCCCGGCGTCGGCGAGAACCTGCAGGACCATTTGCAGATCCGCGCGGTGTTCAAGGTGAAGGGCGTGACCACGCTCAACACGCTGGCGAACTCGTTGTGGGGCAAGTTGAAGATCGGCGCGGAGTACGCGATGTTCCGCAGCGGCCCCATGAGCATGGCGCCGTCGCAGCTGGGTGCGTTCACGCGCAGCGCACCGCAGTTCGAGTGGCCCAACATCGAGTACCACGTGCAGCCGCTGTCGCTCGACGCCTTCGGCGAGCCGCTGCACCCCTTCCCCGCGTTCACGGCGAGCGTGTGCAACCTGAACCCGACCAGCCGCGGCACGGTGCGCATCCGCAGCAACAAGTTCGAGGACGCGCCGCTGATCCGCCCCAACTACCTGTCGACGCCGGAAGACCGGCAGGTGGCCGCCGATTCGCTGCGCGTCACGCGCCGCATCTGCGCGCAGCCGGCGCTGGCGAAGTACGCGCCCGAGGAATGGCGGCCGGGCCTGCAGTACCAAAGCGACGAGGAGCTGGCCAAGCTGGCCGGCGACATCGCCACCACCATCTTCCACCCGGTGGGCACCACGAAGATGGGCGCGGACGGCGATGCGATGGCCGTGCTCGATTCGAAGCTGCGCGTGCGCGGCATCGCGAAGCTGCGCGTGGTCGATGCCGGCGCGATGCCGACGATCACCAGCGGCAACACCAACTCGCCGACGCTCATGATGGCCGAGAAGGCCGCCGAGTGGATCGCGCAGGACGCGCGCTAG
- a CDS encoding CoA-acylating methylmalonate-semialdehyde dehydrogenase: MNAPDKAAQSAGIASIDHWISGRRVAGRSGRASDVFNPATGTVTGRVALGNAAEVDAAVASARAAFPAWADTPPIRRARVMFKFLELLNKHRDELARAITAEHGKVFTDAQGEVTRGIDIVEFACGIPQLLKGQYTDQVSTGIDNWTMRQPLGVVAGITPFNFPVMVPMWMYPVAIAAGNAFILKPSPLDPTPSLMMGELMKEAGLPDGIFNVVQGDKEAVDALLEHPDVRALSFVGSTAIAQKIYETGARHGKRVQALGGAKNHMVVMPDADMDQAVDALIGSAFGSAGERCMAISVGVLVGDAADKVMAKLTERTRELKVKNGTELDAEMGPIVTHVAHQRITGYIAQGETEGAKLVVDGRKFQAAKAGAGCDNGFWIGGTLFDNVKPDMKIYKEEIFGPVLGCVRVKDLAEAVELINAHEYGNGVSCFTRDGNVAREFSRRVQVGMVGINVPIPVPMAWHGFGGWKKSLFGDMHAYGEEGVRFYTKQKSIMQRWPESIGKGAEFVMPTAK, from the coding sequence ATGAACGCACCCGACAAGGCCGCGCAATCCGCGGGCATCGCTTCGATCGACCACTGGATCTCGGGGCGCCGCGTCGCCGGGCGCAGCGGCCGCGCCTCCGACGTCTTCAATCCCGCGACGGGCACGGTGACCGGCCGCGTCGCGCTGGGGAACGCGGCCGAGGTCGATGCGGCCGTCGCGAGCGCCCGGGCCGCCTTCCCGGCCTGGGCCGACACGCCGCCGATCCGCCGCGCGCGCGTGATGTTCAAGTTCCTCGAACTCCTGAACAAGCACCGCGACGAGCTCGCGCGCGCCATCACCGCCGAGCACGGCAAGGTCTTCACCGACGCGCAGGGCGAGGTGACGCGGGGCATCGACATCGTGGAATTCGCCTGCGGCATCCCGCAGCTGCTCAAGGGCCAGTACACCGACCAGGTCTCCACCGGCATCGACAACTGGACGATGCGCCAGCCGCTGGGCGTGGTCGCGGGCATCACGCCTTTCAACTTCCCGGTGATGGTGCCGATGTGGATGTACCCGGTGGCCATCGCCGCCGGCAACGCCTTCATCCTCAAGCCCAGCCCACTGGACCCGACGCCCTCGCTCATGATGGGCGAGTTGATGAAGGAAGCGGGCCTGCCCGACGGCATCTTCAACGTCGTGCAAGGTGACAAGGAAGCCGTCGACGCGCTGCTGGAGCATCCCGACGTGCGCGCCCTGTCCTTCGTCGGCTCCACGGCCATCGCGCAGAAGATCTACGAGACCGGCGCGCGCCACGGCAAGCGCGTGCAGGCTCTGGGCGGCGCCAAGAACCACATGGTCGTCATGCCCGACGCCGACATGGACCAGGCCGTCGACGCGCTGATCGGCTCGGCCTTCGGCTCGGCCGGCGAGCGCTGCATGGCGATCTCGGTCGGCGTGCTGGTCGGCGACGCGGCGGACAAGGTCATGGCCAAGCTCACCGAGCGCACGCGCGAGCTGAAGGTGAAGAACGGCACCGAGCTCGACGCCGAGATGGGGCCCATCGTCACCCACGTCGCGCACCAGCGCATCACCGGCTACATCGCGCAAGGCGAGACCGAGGGCGCGAAGCTGGTCGTCGACGGCCGCAAGTTCCAGGCGGCGAAGGCGGGCGCAGGCTGCGACAACGGCTTCTGGATCGGCGGCACGCTGTTCGACAACGTCAAGCCGGACATGAAGATCTACAAGGAAGAGATCTTCGGCCCGGTGCTGGGATGCGTGCGCGTGAAGGACCTGGCCGAGGCGGTGGAGCTGATCAACGCGCACGAGTACGGCAACGGCGTCTCGTGCTTCACGCGCGACGGTAACGTGGCGCGCGAGTTCTCGCGGCGCGTGCAGGTGGGCATGGTCGGCATCAACGTGCCGATCCCGGTGCCCATGGCCTGGCACGGCTTCGGCGGCTGGAAGAAGAGCCTGTTCGGCGACATGCACGCCTACGGCGAGGAAGGCGTGCGCTTCTACACCAAGCAGAAGTCGATCATGCAGCGCTGGCCCGAGTCGATCGGCAAGGGGGCCGAGTTCGTGATGCCCACCGCCAAGTGA
- a CDS encoding acyclic terpene utilization AtuA family protein, translated as MTRTVRIGGASGFWGDSSVGAPQLVTRGKVDYLVFDYLAELTMSILAAAKGKDPALGYATDFVTVTMKAILREVVARGIRVISNAGGVNPRACAEALAALAREQGVDLRIAVVEGDDVMPQLEALRGAVPGMPAKVLTANAYLGALPIRAALDAGAQVVITGRCVDSAVTLGALMHEYRWAADDWDRLAQGSLAGHILECGCQATGGLHTDWEDVPDWPHIGYPVVECSEDGSFVVTKPEGTGGLVSVATVAEQMLYEIGDPRRYLLPDVTCDFSAVTMQQLGEQRVQVQGARGLAPGPQYKVTSTYMEGFRCSAQLTIVGFDAARKARRTAEAILARTREIFAQHGLADYTRTHVETLGSEQANYGPHAAAAGVREAVMRVAVMHPQKAALEIFAREIAPAGTSWSPGTTGADGRPKPAPSIRQFAFLVDKQRLRPVVVIDGQTKAVDVPAGQPPVPPAAHPAAQSHPPANDTVEVPLVRAAWARSGDKGDTSNIGVIARRPEWLPHLRTQLTEARVREWLAHLVRGEVTRYEVPGIHALNFVCTQALDGGGMASLRGDPLGKGMAQILLALPVQVPRAWGLG; from the coding sequence GTGACGCGCACGGTGCGCATCGGCGGCGCCTCGGGCTTCTGGGGCGATAGCAGCGTGGGCGCACCGCAGCTGGTGACACGCGGCAAGGTGGACTACCTCGTCTTCGACTACCTGGCCGAGCTGACGATGTCGATCCTGGCCGCCGCGAAAGGCAAGGACCCGGCGCTGGGCTACGCCACCGATTTCGTCACGGTGACGATGAAGGCGATCTTGCGCGAGGTGGTGGCACGCGGCATCCGCGTCATCAGCAACGCCGGCGGCGTCAACCCGCGCGCGTGCGCGGAAGCCCTGGCGGCGCTGGCGCGCGAGCAAGGCGTGGACCTGCGCATCGCGGTCGTCGAAGGCGACGACGTGATGCCGCAGCTGGAAGCGCTGCGCGGCGCCGTTCCCGGCATGCCCGCGAAGGTGCTGACTGCCAACGCCTACTTGGGTGCGCTTCCGATTCGCGCGGCGCTCGACGCCGGCGCGCAGGTGGTCATCACCGGCCGCTGCGTCGACAGCGCGGTGACGCTCGGTGCGCTGATGCACGAATACCGCTGGGCAGCGGACGACTGGGACCGGCTCGCGCAAGGCAGCCTCGCCGGCCACATCCTCGAGTGCGGCTGCCAGGCCACCGGCGGCCTGCACACCGATTGGGAAGACGTGCCGGACTGGCCGCACATCGGCTACCCGGTGGTCGAGTGCAGCGAGGACGGCTCCTTCGTCGTGACCAAACCGGAAGGCACGGGCGGCCTGGTCAGCGTGGCCACGGTGGCCGAGCAGATGCTCTATGAGATCGGCGACCCGCGGCGCTACCTGCTGCCCGACGTGACCTGCGACTTCAGCGCGGTGACGATGCAGCAGCTCGGCGAGCAGCGGGTGCAGGTGCAAGGCGCGCGCGGCCTCGCGCCGGGGCCGCAGTACAAGGTGACCTCGACGTACATGGAAGGCTTCCGCTGCTCGGCGCAGCTGACGATCGTCGGCTTCGACGCGGCGCGCAAGGCACGGCGCACGGCCGAGGCGATCCTGGCGCGCACGCGCGAGATCTTCGCGCAGCACGGCCTGGCCGACTACACGCGCACGCACGTCGAGACATTGGGCTCGGAGCAGGCGAACTATGGCCCGCATGCGGCCGCCGCCGGCGTGCGCGAGGCGGTGATGCGCGTGGCCGTCATGCATCCGCAGAAGGCGGCGCTCGAGATCTTCGCGCGCGAGATCGCACCGGCGGGCACCTCGTGGTCGCCGGGCACGACCGGCGCCGACGGGCGACCCAAGCCGGCGCCCTCGATCCGGCAGTTCGCGTTCCTCGTCGACAAGCAGCGGCTGCGGCCGGTCGTGGTCATCGACGGACAGACGAAGGCAGTGGACGTGCCCGCCGGCCAGCCGCCGGTGCCGCCCGCCGCCCATCCGGCTGCGCAAAGCCACCCGCCGGCCAACGACACCGTCGAAGTCCCGCTCGTGCGCGCCGCGTGGGCGCGCAGCGGCGACAAGGGCGACACCTCCAACATCGGCGTGATCGCGCGCCGGCCGGAGTGGCTGCCGCACCTGCGCACGCAACTGACCGAGGCGCGCGTGCGCGAATGGCTGGCCCACCTGGTGCGGGGCGAAGTGACGCGCTACGAAGTGCCGGGCATCCACGCGCTGAACTTCGTCTGCACGCAGGCGCTGGACGGCGGCGGCATGGCGTCCCTGCGCGGCGACCCGCTGGGCAAGGGCATGGCGCAAATCCTCTTGGCCCTGCCGGTGCAGGTGCCTCGCGCCTGGGGCCTCGGCTGA
- a CDS encoding enoyl-CoA hydratase-related protein: MGETSTPELGVQVRAGVLWLTVQREERRNSLSHGVLAAMAEAIAHAGDDRSLRAIVVTGAGSKAFCAGADLQAAKTFTADYSEPYGHLARLLRAARACNLPLIARVNGACMAGGMGLLAMCDLAVAAPHAVFGLPEVKVGVFPAQVLSVLQRVLPPRRLAELCITGEPITSQQALDWGLVNHVDEDLDGRLEWLLARIVDKSPAAIRRGLYTMKRIEAMSFEESMSFTESQIALLTLTEDAKEGQQAFQQKRPPNWSGR, encoded by the coding sequence GTGGGCGAGACATCGACACCGGAGTTGGGCGTGCAGGTGCGCGCGGGCGTGCTGTGGCTCACGGTCCAGCGCGAGGAGCGGCGCAATTCGCTCAGCCATGGCGTGCTGGCGGCGATGGCCGAAGCGATCGCGCACGCCGGGGACGACCGGTCCCTACGCGCCATCGTCGTCACCGGCGCCGGCAGCAAGGCCTTTTGCGCGGGCGCCGACCTGCAGGCGGCCAAGACCTTCACGGCCGATTACTCCGAGCCCTACGGGCACCTGGCCCGTCTGCTGCGCGCCGCGCGCGCCTGCAACCTGCCGCTCATCGCGCGCGTGAACGGCGCTTGCATGGCGGGCGGCATGGGCCTGCTGGCCATGTGCGACCTGGCGGTGGCGGCGCCGCATGCGGTGTTCGGCCTGCCCGAGGTGAAGGTGGGCGTGTTCCCGGCGCAGGTTCTGTCGGTGCTGCAAAGGGTGCTGCCGCCGCGCCGCCTGGCAGAGCTGTGCATCACGGGCGAGCCCATCACGTCCCAGCAGGCGCTGGACTGGGGGCTGGTCAACCACGTCGACGAGGACCTGGACGGGCGGCTCGAATGGCTGCTCGCGCGCATCGTCGACAAGTCGCCGGCCGCGATCCGGCGCGGCCTGTACACGATGAAGCGCATCGAGGCGATGTCGTTCGAGGAATCGATGTCGTTCACCGAGAGCCAGATCGCGCTGCTCACGCTGACCGAAGACGCCAAGGAAGGGCAGCAGGCGTTCCAGCAGAAGCGGCCGCCGAACTGGAGCGGCCGGTGA
- a CDS encoding MlaE family ABC transporter permease: protein MREEMPRIEPQAAPDGPRVRVLGRWTAPQLARRHVLRALQASLGASGGGAWSLTEAQLDHVGAQLLWDHWGQRWPDHVDVLPVQRAVFERVARFTVQPPPRRTATLMDLYLAFGGALLRAGNHFKEFVRLLGMLALNLLQLARAPHQGPWRDLSGHIYRIGATALPITALVGSLIGVVLAYLTAVQLRQFGANAYIVNIMGLGLVRELGPMLAAILIAGRSGSAITAQIGAMRVTDELDAMSVMGISHSYRLVMPRAMALAIVMPLISTWTTICGLIGGMFAADLSLGITPRFFINALPEAVDIGNLGLALSKSVVFGILIALIGCHFGLRVKPNTQSLGEGTTASVVTAITVVILVDALFAILFKDVGF, encoded by the coding sequence ATGCGCGAGGAGATGCCCCGGATCGAGCCGCAGGCCGCGCCCGACGGCCCGCGTGTGCGCGTGCTCGGGCGCTGGACGGCGCCGCAACTGGCGCGCCGCCACGTGCTGCGCGCCCTGCAGGCGAGCCTGGGCGCGTCCGGCGGCGGCGCCTGGAGCCTGACCGAGGCGCAGCTCGACCATGTGGGTGCGCAGCTGCTGTGGGACCACTGGGGCCAGCGCTGGCCCGACCACGTCGACGTGCTGCCCGTGCAACGCGCGGTGTTCGAGCGCGTCGCCCGCTTCACGGTGCAGCCCCCGCCGCGGCGCACGGCGACGCTGATGGACCTGTACCTGGCGTTCGGCGGCGCGTTGCTGCGCGCCGGCAACCACTTCAAGGAGTTCGTGCGGCTGCTCGGCATGCTGGCGCTGAACCTGCTGCAGCTCGCGCGCGCCCCGCACCAGGGGCCTTGGCGCGACCTCTCCGGCCACATCTACCGCATCGGCGCGACAGCGCTGCCGATCACGGCGCTGGTCGGCTCGCTGATCGGCGTGGTGCTCGCCTACCTCACCGCGGTGCAGTTGCGCCAGTTCGGCGCCAACGCCTACATCGTGAACATCATGGGCCTGGGGCTGGTGCGCGAGCTGGGGCCCATGCTGGCGGCGATCCTGATCGCGGGCAGGTCGGGCTCGGCGATCACCGCGCAGATCGGCGCGATGCGCGTCACCGACGAACTCGACGCGATGAGCGTCATGGGCATCTCGCACAGCTACCGCCTGGTGATGCCGCGCGCCATGGCGCTGGCCATCGTGATGCCGCTCATCAGCACGTGGACCACGATCTGCGGCCTCATCGGCGGGATGTTCGCCGCCGACCTGTCGCTGGGCATCACGCCGCGCTTCTTCATCAACGCCCTGCCCGAGGCAGTGGACATCGGCAACCTAGGGCTGGCGCTGTCGAAGTCGGTCGTGTTCGGCATCCTCATCGCGCTGATCGGCTGCCATTTCGGCCTGCGTGTGAAGCCCAACACGCAGAGCCTGGGCGAGGGCACGACTGCATCGGTCGTCACCGCGATCACGGTGGTGATCCTGGTGGATGCCCTCTTCGCCATCCTCTTCAAGGACGTGGGGTTCTGA
- a CDS encoding ABC transporter ATP-binding protein, producing MDEPVVEIRKLWTEFDTPERRFVVHQDLDLTVHRGEVLSIVGGSGTGKTVLLRQILGLETPTRGDIHVMGEPAQNVGRRGAASRIGMLFQHGALFSAFTVLENIAFPLRELKGLPPALVREAALVKLQMVGLKPEDADKMPSDLSGGMVKRAALARALIMDPPLLLLDEPTAGLDPESSDGFVTLLRSMHREMQLTVIMVTHDLDTLFELSTRIAVLAEKRVIIAAPPKEVIAFQHPFIHDFFLGERGQRAMELLREYPFAV from the coding sequence ATGGACGAGCCGGTCGTCGAGATCCGCAAGCTGTGGACCGAGTTCGACACGCCCGAGCGGCGCTTCGTCGTGCACCAGGACCTGGACCTCACCGTGCACCGCGGCGAAGTGCTCTCGATCGTGGGCGGCTCGGGCACCGGCAAGACGGTGCTGCTGCGGCAGATCCTCGGGCTGGAGACGCCCACGCGCGGCGACATCCACGTGATGGGCGAGCCGGCGCAGAACGTCGGCCGGCGCGGCGCGGCCAGCCGCATCGGCATGCTCTTCCAGCATGGCGCGCTGTTCTCCGCCTTCACCGTGCTGGAGAACATCGCCTTCCCGCTGCGCGAGCTCAAGGGCCTGCCGCCGGCGCTGGTGCGCGAAGCCGCGCTGGTCAAGCTGCAGATGGTGGGCCTGAAGCCGGAGGACGCCGACAAGATGCCGTCCGACCTGTCGGGCGGCATGGTCAAGCGCGCGGCGCTGGCGCGGGCGCTGATCATGGACCCGCCCCTGCTGCTGCTGGACGAGCCCACGGCCGGGCTGGACCCGGAAAGCTCCGATGGCTTCGTGACGCTGCTGCGCTCCATGCACCGCGAGATGCAGCTCACGGTGATCATGGTCACGCACGACCTGGACACGCTGTTCGAGCTGTCCACCCGCATCGCCGTGCTGGCCGAGAAACGCGTGATCATCGCCGCCCCGCCGAAGGAGGTGATCGCGTTCCAGCACCCGTTCATCCACGACTTCTTCCTCGGCGAACGCGGGCAGCGCGCGATGGAGCTGCTGCGCGAATACCCCTTCGCGGTGTAA